The genome window GTGATTAGGCACAAAAAAGCAGGAAACATTATAGTTCCCTGCCACGTGCTTATTTAATACCAATATTTTCTTTTGTTATATTTATCGTATAGTTCTTCTTCAAACTCTCTATTAATAAATTTGCTCTTTTCATATTCCGGTCCACTTTTAATTGTATCAACTGATAAGTCTACATGGACCTTACGATCTGCCCATCTTACGTCTTTTATCCAATCTGGTGAAACGAGGACTTTTTTACCTGGCCACCAATTTTTCGTGTCCACAACCATATATCGGAGCGCCCATGTTATAGGACAAATGATGAAATCTTCCACATGCCCAATATTTCCGTCTACAGCATGGATGTGATAGCCAGTCACTTCCTTCATACTTCGCAGATTTGGTTCATCTGCTTTTTCAATATCATCATGATTAAAGTTTACTTTCTTGTTTTCTAAACTAACTGCCAACTGTCCAGGAACTAAGTATTGTCCTCCAACTTCTGTTCCAGCAATGCTTCGATATGGAGGGTAACCGTAATAGCTTCCAACCTCTATTTCCTTTTGTTTTGATACTGGTTTATCGGTATCGATATCAGGACTATTTTTTATCTTCTCTTTTGTTAAT of Cytobacillus luteolus contains these proteins:
- a CDS encoding PRC-barrel domain-containing protein, which produces MLHEGNQLKKFDIHATDGSIGTVHDLFFDDEKWTTRYLVVDTMKWLPGRKVLVSPMSIQNVNVPENKVELALTKEKIKNSPDIDTDKPVSKQKEIEVGSYYGYPPYRSIAGTEVGGQYLVPGQLAVSLENKKVNFNHDDIEKADEPNLRSMKEVTGYHIHAVDGNIGHVEDFIICPITWALRYMVVDTKNWWPGKKVLVSPDWIKDVRWADRKVHVDLSVDTIKSGPEYEKSKFINREFEEELYDKYNKRKYWY